CTCCTTTTCAAACTGTCGATTTCTGATTTCAAGCGCTCTAGCTCATTTTCCATATGTTTGAATTTATCTGAAACAGGGTCGGGTAAGTTTTGGTGATCAAGATTCCCCTTCACTTTAACCCCATCCTGAATGACGACTTTACCAGGAATACCAACTACTGTGGAATTCTGTGGTACATCTTGCAAAACAACTGAACCTGCTCCGACTTTTGAATTTCGTCCTATCGTAATCGAACCTAATACTTTGGCTCCGGTTGCTACTAAGGCATAATCCTCAAGAGTAGGGTGACGTTTCCCTTTCTCCTTACCTGTACCTCCTAAGGTTACCCCTTGGAATAAGGTCACATTATCTCCAATTTCGCACGTTTCACCAATCACTACTCCCATGCCATGATCAATGAAACAACGTCGTCCCACCTTTGCACCAGGGTGAATTTCAATACCGGTTAGAAAACGGCTAATTTGAGAAATGACACGAGCTAAGAAGAATAGCTTCTTCCGCCAGAATAAATGCGCAAACCGATGTGCCCATATCGCGTGTAGACCTGAATAAGTTAAAATGACTTCAAAATAGCTTCGTGCAGCTGGATCTTGGTCAAACACAACATCAATATCTTCTTTCAAAGTTTTAAACATAAACGTCACGCCTCCTCTCAATTCCTTTAAATTAAATACTCAAATTACCTCTAATAATGCTACTGGGTACTCGCTCACCCTTTACGCTACAATTCATATCGTAAAAAATTAGCGGGCGGGATATTAGAGAGCGAATATAGAAAACACAAAAAGCGCCCCTGTGAATACTCACAGAGACGCTATTGGCGCGGTCCCACTCTGTTTAGAAGAAATAAAAAACTCTCTTCTCTCTCAGCTTCCGTTAACGGTGGAAGACCCGCTCTTATCTACTCACTTTCAATAAGAGTCTCAGAGGTGCAATTCAGGATCCGATCTTTAAACCACTCTCAGCCTAGGTGGTTCTCTCTGAACAAAGATCAATTCTTCCCTACTTATCCTCTTCAACGATTTAACGTACATGTTTTCTTTACTATATTATATTTTACTCAAAATGTGTATGATTTACTTTCCGAATTGCTCAACTGCTTCACTAAGTCTAGAAAGAACAACATCTTTACCTAGTAGAGATAATGAATCAGGGAGCTCAGGTCCGTGACTTTGCCCTGTAGCGGCAACTCGAATTGGCATAAACAATTTCTTGCCTTTATGACCTGTCTCTTTCTGAGTTGCTT
This window of the Pseudalkalibacillus berkeleyi genome carries:
- the cysE gene encoding serine O-acetyltransferase; translated protein: MFKTLKEDIDVVFDQDPAARSYFEVILTYSGLHAIWAHRFAHLFWRKKLFFLARVISQISRFLTGIEIHPGAKVGRRCFIDHGMGVVIGETCEIGDNVTLFQGVTLGGTGKEKGKRHPTLEDYALVATGAKVLGSITIGRNSKVGAGSVVLQDVPQNSTVVGIPGKVVIQDGVKVKGNLDHQNLPDPVSDKFKHMENELERLKSEIDSLKRSGHN